The following are encoded together in the Acinetobacter radioresistens DSM 6976 = NBRC 102413 = CIP 103788 genome:
- a CDS encoding F0F1 ATP synthase subunit epsilon, protein MATMQCDVVSVNESIYSGTVTMLIAKGAGGELGIMPGHAPLVTLLLPGPIRVLLENGTEEIVYVSGGVLEVQPHVVTVLADSAIRADNLDEAAIMEARRNAEQLLANQKSDLDSAAALAALAETAAQLETIRKIKNRAM, encoded by the coding sequence ATGGCGACTATGCAATGTGATGTCGTAAGTGTAAATGAGTCAATTTACTCAGGCACTGTGACTATGCTAATTGCAAAAGGGGCTGGTGGCGAACTGGGTATTATGCCTGGTCACGCGCCGCTGGTAACTTTGCTCCTGCCAGGACCGATTCGTGTCCTGCTGGAAAATGGTACGGAAGAGATCGTCTACGTATCTGGCGGTGTTTTAGAAGTTCAGCCACATGTGGTAACGGTTCTTGCTGACTCAGCAATCCGTGCCGATAATCTGGATGAAGCAGCAATTATGGAAGCGCGTCGTAACGCTGAACAGTTGCTGGCTAACCAGAAGAGTGATCTGGACTCTGCTGCTGCTCTGGCTGCTCTGGCAGAAACTGCTGCTCAGCTGGAAACGATCCGTAAAATCAAAAATCGTGCAATGTAA
- the atpD gene encoding F0F1 ATP synthase subunit beta, whose translation MSSGRIIQIIGAVIDVEFERNSVPKIYDALQVDGTETTLEVQQQLGDGVVRTIAMGSTEGLKRGLPVTNSGAPISVPVGTACLGRIMDVLGRPIDEAGPVATEERLPIHRQAPSYAEQAASTDLLETGIKVIDLLCPFAKGGKVGLFGGAGVGKTVNMMELINNIAKAHSGLSVFAGVGERTREGNDFYHEMKDSNVLDKVAMVYGQMNEPPGNRLRVALTGLTMAEYFRDEKDENGKGRDVLLFVDNIYRYTLAGTEVSALLGRMPSAVGYQPTLAEEMGVLQERITSTKNGSITSIQAVYVPADDLTDPSPATTFAHLDATVVLSRDIASSGIYPAIDPLDSTSRQLDPLVVGQEHYEIARSVQNVLQRYKELKDIIAILGMDELAEEDKLVVYRARKIQRFFSQPFHVAEVFTGAPGKLVPLKETIRGFKGLLAGEYDHIPEQAFYMVGGIDEVIAKAEKL comes from the coding sequence TTTAGAAGTTCAGCAACAACTTGGTGATGGTGTTGTGCGTACCATCGCAATGGGTTCTACAGAAGGTCTTAAACGTGGTCTGCCTGTAACTAACTCTGGTGCACCGATTTCTGTTCCTGTGGGTACTGCCTGTCTGGGCCGTATCATGGACGTTTTGGGTCGCCCGATTGATGAGGCAGGTCCTGTAGCGACTGAAGAGCGTTTGCCGATTCACCGTCAAGCACCTTCTTATGCTGAACAAGCGGCTTCTACAGATCTTCTGGAAACTGGTATTAAAGTCATTGACTTGCTTTGCCCGTTTGCAAAAGGTGGTAAAGTTGGCCTGTTCGGTGGTGCCGGTGTTGGTAAAACCGTAAACATGATGGAATTGATCAACAACATCGCAAAAGCTCACTCAGGTTTATCTGTGTTTGCTGGTGTTGGTGAGCGTACTCGTGAAGGTAACGACTTCTATCACGAAATGAAAGATTCTAACGTTCTAGACAAAGTAGCAATGGTCTACGGTCAGATGAACGAGCCACCAGGTAACCGTTTGCGTGTAGCGCTAACTGGTCTGACTATGGCTGAATATTTCCGTGACGAGAAAGACGAAAACGGTAAAGGCCGTGACGTACTGTTGTTTGTAGACAACATCTATCGTTACACATTGGCGGGTACTGAAGTGTCTGCACTTCTAGGCCGTATGCCATCTGCAGTAGGTTACCAGCCTACTCTTGCAGAAGAGATGGGTGTTCTTCAAGAACGTATTACATCGACCAAGAATGGTTCTATTACCTCAATCCAAGCGGTATACGTACCTGCCGATGACTTGACAGATCCATCACCTGCAACTACGTTTGCTCACTTGGACGCAACTGTAGTATTGAGCCGTGACATCGCATCTTCTGGTATTTATCCAGCGATCGATCCACTTGACTCGACTTCACGTCAGCTAGACCCGCTGGTTGTTGGTCAAGAGCATTATGAAATTGCACGTTCTGTACAGAATGTATTGCAGCGTTATAAAGAGCTTAAAGACATTATCGCAATCTTGGGTATGGACGAACTGGCTGAAGAAGATAAACTGGTAGTTTACCGTGCGCGTAAAATCCAGCGTTTCTTCTCTCAACCGTTCCACGTAGCTGAAGTATTTACTGGCGCGCCTGGTAAATTAGTACCGCTTAAAGAAACAATTCGTGGCTTTAAAGGTCTTCTAGCTGGTGAATACGATCACATCCCAGAACAAGCGTTCTATATGGTTGGTGGTATTGACGAAGTTATTGCTAAAGCCGAGAAACTTTAA